A single genomic interval of Stieleria maiorica harbors:
- a CDS encoding redoxin domain-containing protein encodes MLRILILSNRPSAIGIDAMFRRDRNRTSVRSAIGVLVLVCLGNSFDSRAADHQVLPGALADRIASVTSDPSGAPIVVVFYARPNCRISALQTPRVKQLAQQWRSRGVSVVAVIPPRPDGKAVESFRVGHEWTDAIEHDVEFQFAERFDCHVVPEVLVFDRQGRLRYRGAVNDRYQLGVQQPEAKHRYLVDAVESLIEGQTIAIEQTEPIGCRLRRPRSGEANRLTYFRDVAPIIGRHCQSCHQPGMSGPFALTSYEEVVDWSEMICEVVDQGLMPPWHANPKYGDFSNANVLSSQQKKILKDWVAGGCVRGTQVSQSTSRQPLVRMESDRWESDRWESDRWEIGEPDAVFTSAEFAVPAEGIVEYQYEVFDPGFKDEKWIAAVEIKASNPAVLHHGAVNLVSPSGNSSIRLSGQAVGTPPSVYPLDTAKRLPPGWKLELIRHYQAIGSEQTDRTSIGLKFIDRRDVKKEVETIAMLDFTLMIPAGVEQHRVEMSTRVREDLLLISMYPHMHYRGRDFRYVATYPDGRQQILLDVPRWDFNWQHRYQLREPVRLPAGTTLTAIAHYDNSSNNPFNPDPNADVYYGPDSTDEMFNAFADIVSADQDMTSLKSRSLAWLGNNGVVMAASILGLLSFAFIGRRIA; translated from the coding sequence GTGTTACGCATTCTGATTCTCTCCAACCGCCCATCCGCCATTGGAATCGACGCGATGTTCCGCCGCGATCGCAACCGCACGTCTGTCCGGAGCGCCATCGGCGTGTTGGTCCTGGTTTGCTTGGGCAACAGTTTCGACTCCCGTGCCGCGGACCACCAAGTTCTCCCGGGCGCATTGGCCGATCGGATCGCTTCTGTCACGTCGGATCCCAGCGGCGCCCCGATCGTCGTCGTCTTTTATGCCCGCCCCAATTGTCGAATCTCTGCCCTGCAGACGCCCCGCGTAAAGCAATTGGCCCAACAGTGGCGAAGCCGCGGCGTCTCGGTCGTGGCCGTGATCCCTCCACGGCCGGACGGCAAAGCGGTCGAATCGTTCCGCGTTGGGCACGAATGGACGGACGCCATCGAACACGACGTCGAATTCCAGTTCGCCGAACGTTTTGATTGCCATGTTGTGCCCGAGGTGCTCGTTTTTGATCGTCAAGGTCGACTCAGGTACCGCGGGGCCGTCAACGATCGATACCAATTGGGAGTCCAACAGCCTGAGGCGAAGCACCGCTACTTGGTCGATGCGGTCGAATCCCTGATCGAGGGGCAAACGATTGCGATTGAACAAACCGAACCCATCGGTTGTCGCCTCCGACGTCCCCGCAGCGGCGAAGCGAATCGGTTGACCTACTTTCGTGATGTTGCACCCATCATTGGTCGGCACTGTCAATCGTGCCATCAACCAGGGATGTCCGGTCCCTTCGCACTAACGAGCTACGAAGAAGTGGTCGATTGGTCCGAAATGATCTGCGAAGTCGTTGACCAGGGACTGATGCCGCCGTGGCACGCGAATCCGAAGTATGGAGATTTTTCAAATGCGAATGTGCTCTCCAGTCAACAAAAGAAGATACTGAAGGATTGGGTCGCGGGAGGCTGTGTCCGAGGAACGCAGGTCAGCCAATCGACGTCGCGACAGCCCCTTGTCCGAATGGAATCTGATCGATGGGAATCTGATCGATGGGAATCTGATCGATGGGAAATCGGCGAGCCCGATGCGGTGTTTACTTCCGCTGAGTTCGCCGTGCCCGCCGAAGGCATCGTCGAGTATCAGTACGAGGTCTTTGATCCTGGGTTTAAGGATGAGAAATGGATCGCCGCCGTCGAGATCAAAGCATCCAACCCGGCAGTGCTTCATCACGGCGCCGTCAACCTGGTTTCGCCATCGGGTAACAGCAGCATTCGGTTATCGGGCCAGGCGGTCGGAACGCCGCCGAGTGTTTACCCGCTCGATACGGCCAAACGACTTCCTCCCGGATGGAAACTTGAGCTGATCCGCCACTACCAGGCGATCGGATCCGAACAAACCGACCGCACCAGCATCGGGTTGAAATTCATCGATCGGAGGGACGTCAAGAAGGAAGTCGAAACGATCGCGATGCTCGATTTCACGTTGATGATTCCGGCCGGTGTGGAACAGCACCGCGTCGAGATGAGCACGAGGGTTCGTGAAGACCTGCTGTTGATCTCGATGTACCCGCACATGCACTACCGCGGACGCGACTTTCGTTACGTCGCGACCTACCCCGATGGCAGGCAACAGATTTTGCTGGACGTGCCCCGCTGGGACTTCAATTGGCAGCACCGCTACCAACTCCGTGAACCGGTTCGGCTTCCCGCCGGTACAACGCTGACGGCAATCGCGCACTACGACAATTCGTCCAACAACCCCTTCAATCCCGATCCAAATGCGGATGTCTACTACGGTCCCGACTCCACGGACGAAATGTTCAACGCGTTTGCCGACATCGTGTCGGCCGATCAAGACATGACGTCCCTCAAGTCGCGATCATTAGCTTGGCTGGGAAACAATGGGGTGGTGATGGCGGCCTCGATCCTGGGCCTGCTTTCCTTCGCGTTCATCGGGCGGCGAATTGCCTAG
- a CDS encoding type III PLP-dependent enzyme domain-containing protein: MSLDAITADSVSERIDQARAEWILRTVLESNLLPDHASSFLVHDLERMKQRLGEFKHAFPPSTRHSLAIKANPLVEVLKVAVGEGFGLEAASIEEVELAIAAGCPHDRIVFDSPAKTVREIERGLRCGVIINVDNFIELSRVDEAIRMTGSNSAIGLRINPEVGSGSIAHTSVGSVGSKFGLSISEQRDQIIQAYATHPWLIGIHTHVGSQGCGLTLLCEAVSKVDRLRRDIESEVGRPISIFNIGGGLPAAYLARDNPPTPAEYVDQLRQSAPGLFQGDTTLMTEFGRSIQANCGLAFSRVETVRQLPNSHKLAVIHFGADFLLRPVYRGEDWKHEFFVFDRQGRSSSGHEEPVTIAGPLCFSGDIVANQISIPSVKENDWIAIRDCGAYTLSMWSRHCNRAIPAVLGFDQGRLSMLRHSETAADIVQLWSSGSD, from the coding sequence ATGTCGCTCGATGCAATCACAGCCGATTCGGTTTCAGAAAGAATCGATCAAGCCCGCGCCGAGTGGATTCTCCGCACGGTGCTCGAATCCAACCTGTTGCCCGACCATGCGTCGTCGTTTCTGGTCCACGATCTGGAGCGGATGAAACAACGTCTGGGCGAATTTAAACACGCGTTTCCTCCCAGCACCCGACACTCCCTGGCGATCAAGGCGAATCCGCTTGTCGAAGTCTTGAAGGTTGCGGTTGGCGAGGGTTTTGGGCTTGAGGCGGCAAGCATCGAAGAAGTCGAGTTGGCGATCGCTGCCGGGTGTCCACACGATCGCATCGTGTTTGATTCTCCCGCCAAAACGGTTCGGGAGATCGAACGTGGATTGCGATGTGGCGTGATCATCAACGTCGACAATTTCATCGAATTGTCTCGGGTCGACGAGGCGATCCGAATGACCGGTTCGAATTCTGCGATCGGGTTGAGAATCAATCCCGAGGTCGGGTCGGGCAGCATCGCACACACCAGCGTCGGCAGCGTCGGATCCAAATTTGGCCTGTCCATTTCGGAGCAGCGGGATCAGATCATCCAGGCGTACGCGACGCACCCGTGGCTGATTGGCATTCACACGCATGTCGGATCGCAAGGTTGCGGTCTCACGTTGCTGTGCGAAGCGGTTTCCAAGGTGGATCGTTTGCGGCGTGACATCGAATCAGAAGTGGGCCGGCCGATTTCGATCTTCAACATCGGCGGTGGATTGCCGGCAGCCTATCTTGCCAGAGACAACCCGCCGACTCCGGCAGAGTATGTCGATCAATTGCGTCAGTCGGCACCGGGACTTTTCCAGGGTGACACGACGTTGATGACGGAATTCGGCCGTTCGATTCAAGCGAACTGCGGGTTGGCGTTCAGCCGTGTCGAAACAGTACGCCAGTTACCGAATTCCCACAAGCTGGCCGTGATTCACTTCGGTGCGGACTTCTTATTGCGTCCCGTCTACCGCGGGGAAGATTGGAAACATGAATTCTTTGTGTTTGACCGGCAGGGGAGATCATCCAGCGGACACGAGGAACCGGTTACGATCGCGGGCCCGTTGTGCTTCTCCGGCGACATCGTGGCCAATCAAATCTCGATTCCAAGCGTGAAGGAAAATGATTGGATTGCGATCCGAGATTGTGGTGCGTACACATTGAGCATGTGGTCGCGTCACTGCAACCGAGCGATCCCAGCGGTGCTTGGTTTTGATCAGGGGCGTCTGTCGATGCTCCGCCACAGCGAAACGGCGGCAGACATCGTGCAATTGTGGAGCAGCGGTTCCGATTGA
- a CDS encoding PLP-dependent aminotransferase family protein: protein MWQRDLNQSYADLITAGCDSRLVPGSDGLNRYGCSVSPRRQFALGSCSCSSPSPRGVAAAEQLLAQLQSSNARSSMVDQTLGEVRSCLRTHLQLPDDADIALTPSGTDAELLAVTLADRDPSRSIVNIVVGPGEVGSGTLRAASGQHYDDRVPHGDRVVPGSPVDAGLSRRIRPETVQIRHSDGKIRTATEIDAEIHQRVTAAVADGHQVLLHAVAHSKTGVFAPRLRVLDLIRSHLHRDVVVLIDAAQARLGRGFATVGYRALLERGFMINVTGSKFFGGPPFSAALLVPKSMQIERRSRGIPSALGSYFSRAEMPASWTAIRNSLDPWINLPALLRWKAAAAEITSFASIGTRPLNEIVARFADSTVRHHSSRPEIELCDPFDHRDSDWADGDSEPYPTVFSFFVNDGTNRLDKQALSRLHRSVNDAQNSMPIHLGQPVTLAPGHHVLRIALGAPLVTQIAHDSQWGNDLEARLDRLDDRISRVADCLATESRKLHPTQDQVRG from the coding sequence ATGTGGCAACGTGATCTCAACCAAAGTTACGCCGACTTGATCACGGCCGGGTGCGACAGTCGCCTGGTCCCGGGGTCCGACGGGCTGAATCGTTACGGATGCAGTGTTTCACCGCGACGGCAATTTGCCTTGGGTTCGTGCAGTTGTTCCAGCCCGTCGCCTCGTGGCGTCGCGGCCGCGGAGCAATTGCTCGCCCAACTTCAATCTTCGAATGCCCGATCGTCCATGGTCGATCAGACGCTCGGCGAGGTTCGATCGTGTCTCCGCACGCACTTGCAATTGCCCGACGATGCCGACATCGCGTTGACTCCATCGGGAACCGATGCGGAATTGTTGGCCGTGACACTTGCCGATCGTGACCCCAGCCGAAGCATCGTGAACATCGTTGTGGGTCCCGGCGAAGTGGGCAGTGGCACGTTGCGTGCGGCTTCGGGACAACACTACGACGACCGCGTTCCCCACGGCGATCGCGTCGTGCCGGGCAGTCCGGTCGACGCGGGATTATCGAGGAGGATCCGACCGGAAACGGTCCAGATCCGCCATTCGGATGGCAAAATCCGCACCGCCACCGAGATCGACGCGGAAATCCACCAACGGGTGACCGCCGCGGTTGCCGATGGACATCAAGTCTTGCTGCACGCCGTCGCGCATTCAAAAACCGGTGTGTTCGCGCCACGTTTGCGTGTCTTGGATCTCATTCGATCGCATCTCCATCGCGACGTGGTCGTCTTGATTGATGCGGCACAAGCGCGTCTTGGACGCGGATTTGCGACGGTCGGCTATCGGGCGTTGCTCGAGCGTGGATTCATGATCAACGTGACGGGATCAAAGTTTTTTGGCGGGCCACCGTTTTCTGCCGCCCTGTTGGTCCCCAAGTCGATGCAGATCGAACGACGGTCGCGAGGAATCCCGTCGGCGTTGGGCAGCTATTTTAGCCGCGCCGAAATGCCGGCGTCCTGGACCGCAATCCGCAACTCCTTGGATCCGTGGATCAATCTTCCGGCACTGTTGCGATGGAAAGCGGCGGCGGCGGAGATCACTTCGTTTGCTTCGATCGGGACACGACCGCTGAATGAAATCGTGGCGCGGTTTGCCGATTCGACGGTTCGGCACCATTCCAGTCGACCGGAGATCGAACTTTGCGATCCCTTCGACCATCGCGACTCCGACTGGGCGGACGGGGACAGCGAACCCTACCCGACCGTGTTTTCATTTTTCGTCAATGATGGCACGAATCGATTGGACAAGCAGGCGTTGAGTCGGCTGCACCGCAGTGTCAACGACGCCCAGAACTCGATGCCGATCCATCTTGGACAGCCGGTGACCCTTGCGCCGGGCCACCATGTGCTGAGAATCGCGTTAGGCGCTCCGCTGGTCACCCAGATCGCTCATGACAGCCAATGGGGCAACGATCTGGAGGCACGTCTCGATCGGTTGGATGATCGAATCAGTCGCGTTGCCGACTGTCTTGCCACAGAATCACGAAAACTTCACCCGACGCAGGACCAGGTGCGGGGATAA
- a CDS encoding sugar-transfer associated ATP-grasp domain-containing protein — MSTDQFELDLERSNPTFDFLRGIRKAQASGKSLSSMMMEIFRLRRGRGRLKPDEYFMYELYDDARYTPEAKQTFLGQSNMMFDSPWTEIARDKQIMSALLQGLGLPTPETQAIVHSTRTYPGAAALRGRDDVCRFLRSEANYPIFGKPFDCACSVGTAKITGYDKAEDAVIVGDGHRIPVEKIADLVENLGRAYLFQTLMLPHDSIENLIGPCVSSVRMFVMSDENGCDLFRASWKIPASANDADNFWRAGNMLAGVDVETGKIGRTLIRTGGATEPIETHPITNVKFSEMTFPHWDQMRDVVLSAAKHLPSCHFQGWDVAMTDRGPVLVELEGDGGNPIMEQLCFDSGLLNERYLAIIDRIAEREKEGQADRRKRGRQEFKQSIVSLASAKPSADASPAADEQETVELHDVAELQETAQLQEVAEPKAAEVESETKPAPIVVPGSPGGLQSGANTSVH; from the coding sequence GTGTCTACCGATCAATTTGAACTCGACCTCGAACGGTCCAATCCGACATTCGATTTTTTGCGTGGCATTCGTAAAGCTCAGGCGTCAGGAAAAAGCCTGTCGAGCATGATGATGGAGATCTTCCGTCTGCGGCGTGGACGGGGAAGACTAAAGCCCGACGAGTACTTCATGTACGAGCTGTACGATGACGCTCGTTACACCCCTGAAGCCAAGCAGACGTTTCTGGGCCAGAGCAACATGATGTTCGATTCGCCCTGGACCGAGATCGCTCGAGACAAGCAAATCATGTCGGCTCTGTTGCAAGGGCTGGGATTGCCGACACCTGAAACGCAGGCGATCGTTCACTCCACGCGTACCTACCCGGGTGCCGCCGCACTGCGTGGCCGAGACGACGTTTGTCGGTTCTTGCGAAGCGAAGCCAACTATCCGATTTTCGGCAAGCCCTTTGACTGCGCTTGCAGCGTGGGGACCGCCAAGATCACCGGGTACGACAAAGCCGAAGACGCAGTCATTGTCGGCGACGGCCATCGGATTCCGGTTGAGAAAATTGCCGACCTGGTGGAAAACCTCGGCCGCGCCTATCTGTTCCAAACTCTGATGCTGCCGCACGATTCGATCGAAAACCTGATCGGGCCCTGTGTCAGTTCGGTTCGGATGTTCGTGATGTCGGACGAAAACGGATGTGACTTGTTTCGGGCTTCCTGGAAAATCCCCGCCTCCGCGAACGATGCGGACAATTTTTGGCGTGCGGGCAACATGTTGGCTGGGGTCGACGTGGAGACCGGCAAGATCGGTCGCACATTGATCAGAACCGGCGGCGCCACCGAACCGATCGAAACGCATCCCATCACCAACGTCAAGTTTTCCGAGATGACGTTTCCGCACTGGGATCAGATGCGTGACGTGGTGTTGAGTGCCGCGAAACACTTGCCGTCCTGCCACTTCCAAGGCTGGGACGTCGCGATGACCGACCGCGGCCCGGTGCTGGTCGAACTGGAGGGCGACGGCGGAAACCCGATCATGGAACAGCTGTGTTTCGACAGCGGTCTGCTGAACGAGCGTTACCTGGCGATCATCGACCGGATCGCAGAGCGAGAGAAGGAAGGTCAGGCAGACCGGCGAAAGCGAGGCCGGCAAGAATTCAAGCAAAGTATCGTATCGCTGGCATCCGCGAAACCGAGCGCCGACGCCTCGCCGGCCGCGGACGAACAAGAGACGGTGGAGCTGCACGATGTTGCGGAGCTACAGGAGACTGCGCAGCTGCAAGAGGTTGCGGAACCGAAGGCTGCAGAGGTGGAATCCGAGACCAAACCGGCTCCCATCGTCGTTCCGGGTTCACCCGGCGGTCTGCAAAGTGGAGCCAACACCTCGGTTCATTAG
- a CDS encoding L-serine ammonia-lyase yields MMQRQPLSAFEMFKIGVGPSSSHTMGPWRAAAQFVDDLGQQRGTVERIIVDLYGSLAKTGKGHGTDVAVQLGLSGNDPTTIKVDRIDDYLRRIASTHTIRIGADEIEFDPATDIRFHFDEQLPEHPNGMRFTAELTSGERKQSVFYSIGGGFIIKQGDETSANHSVELPFPIDSASDLIAHCDRQSLRISEVVMQNERMWRNDAQIRDGVVAIHATMLDCIHRGCLTEGVLPGGIHVRRRASMTARRLLGMECPTDRQSWIAAIRRQQRDFQRVLDWVSCFALAVNEENAAFGRVVTAPTNGAAGVIPAVLLYFECFCDAEEDAFINFLLTAAEIGCIFKKGATISAAMGGCQAEIGVSSAMAAAALTEGLGGSPRQATMAAEIAMEHHLGMTCDPIGGLVQIPCIERNAFGAIKAITASQIALGRDPDDARVSLDAVVRTMWETAQDMNSKYKETSEGGLAGQISVNLSEC; encoded by the coding sequence ATGATGCAACGTCAACCACTGAGCGCCTTCGAGATGTTCAAGATCGGCGTCGGACCCTCCAGTTCGCACACGATGGGGCCGTGGCGCGCTGCGGCACAGTTCGTCGATGACCTGGGGCAGCAGAGGGGGACGGTTGAGCGGATCATCGTCGACCTCTACGGCTCATTGGCGAAGACCGGTAAAGGCCATGGCACGGATGTTGCCGTGCAATTGGGGTTGAGCGGTAATGACCCGACGACGATCAAGGTGGATCGCATCGATGACTATCTCCGTCGGATCGCATCGACTCACACGATTCGCATCGGTGCCGATGAAATCGAATTCGACCCAGCAACCGACATTCGTTTTCACTTTGACGAACAACTTCCCGAACACCCCAACGGCATGCGTTTCACGGCCGAGTTGACCAGCGGCGAACGGAAGCAGTCCGTTTTCTACTCCATCGGTGGTGGTTTCATTATCAAGCAGGGCGACGAAACGTCGGCCAACCACTCGGTCGAGCTCCCGTTTCCGATCGATTCGGCGAGTGATCTGATTGCGCATTGTGATCGTCAATCGCTTCGCATCAGCGAGGTGGTGATGCAGAACGAGCGGATGTGGCGAAACGACGCTCAGATCCGAGACGGCGTTGTCGCGATTCACGCGACGATGCTCGATTGCATTCACCGCGGATGTTTGACCGAGGGTGTCCTTCCGGGCGGCATCCACGTTCGTCGTCGGGCCTCAATGACCGCCCGCCGCTTATTGGGAATGGAATGCCCGACGGATCGGCAATCGTGGATCGCCGCGATTCGCCGACAACAGCGAGACTTTCAACGCGTCCTGGATTGGGTCAGTTGCTTTGCACTGGCGGTGAACGAGGAAAATGCGGCGTTCGGACGCGTCGTGACGGCGCCGACCAATGGGGCGGCCGGCGTCATTCCGGCGGTCTTGTTGTATTTCGAATGCTTCTGTGACGCCGAAGAGGATGCGTTCATCAACTTTCTGCTCACCGCAGCGGAGATCGGGTGCATCTTCAAAAAGGGGGCCACGATTTCGGCGGCTATGGGGGGCTGCCAAGCGGAGATCGGAGTCTCCTCGGCGATGGCCGCCGCCGCGCTCACCGAAGGCCTGGGCGGTTCTCCGCGTCAGGCAACGATGGCCGCCGAGATCGCCATGGAACATCACCTCGGGATGACCTGCGATCCGATCGGAGGGCTGGTTCAGATTCCCTGCATCGAGCGAAATGCCTTCGGCGCGATCAAGGCCATCACCGCGTCACAGATCGCGCTCGGTCGCGACCCCGACGACGCCCGCGTCTCCCTGGACGCCGTCGTCCGTACCATGTGGGAAACCGCACAGGACATGAACTCCAAGTACAAAGAAACCTCCGAAGGCGGCTTGGCCGGCCAAATTTCAGTCAATCTTAGCGAGTGCTGA
- a CDS encoding MFS transporter: MPTAAQESSIQQRLLNRFEIASQPDDRRRAKRWPMLRILAVLRDTAAIAFFGLLFFSESFDILENLTGLSVTWVTKPLVSYIFCAGFALALLSPLLTRILSTRFREKRFEAVPETPWFLFLYREKAEKILDEFGFIRIGTFRVDGETSPTFIEVYLSSRQRVVAVFHLRMGTKWTELVSMTDSGRVIVTSSQADSEADNEADNATESTPSIVMTTVPERPFDDMVAFHRQKSIETTEATDSPITELAETDVVDVLRYCNRAKHDLQVNRGLSRDKVGPMSYGRFRFPVGVIA; encoded by the coding sequence ATGCCGACCGCTGCGCAGGAATCATCGATACAACAGCGATTATTGAATCGATTCGAAATCGCCTCGCAGCCGGACGATCGCCGGCGTGCCAAACGCTGGCCGATGCTACGCATTCTGGCGGTGCTTCGGGATACCGCGGCCATTGCGTTTTTCGGCCTCCTGTTTTTTTCCGAGTCGTTCGACATACTCGAAAACCTGACCGGTTTGAGTGTCACATGGGTAACCAAACCCTTGGTGTCCTACATCTTCTGTGCAGGATTTGCCCTGGCGCTGTTATCCCCGCTTCTGACCCGTATCCTCTCTACGCGATTTCGCGAAAAGCGATTCGAAGCGGTCCCCGAGACTCCGTGGTTTCTATTTCTTTATCGTGAGAAGGCTGAAAAAATCCTCGATGAATTTGGCTTTATTCGAATCGGGACTTTTCGTGTCGATGGCGAAACTTCCCCCACGTTTATAGAGGTCTATCTCAGTTCCCGGCAGAGAGTGGTTGCCGTTTTCCATCTGCGGATGGGAACCAAGTGGACCGAATTGGTGTCAATGACCGACAGCGGACGCGTCATCGTGACAAGTTCGCAGGCTGACAGTGAAGCCGATAACGAAGCCGATAACGCCACGGAAAGCACACCGTCGATCGTCATGACAACCGTTCCCGAAAGACCCTTCGACGACATGGTTGCCTTTCATCGTCAAAAGTCAATCGAAACGACTGAAGCAACAGACTCGCCGATCACGGAACTGGCCGAGACGGACGTGGTGGACGTGCTGCGATACTGCAACCGCGCAAAGCACGACCTGCAGGTCAATCGTGGATTATCCCGCGACAAAGTCGGCCCAATGTCGTACGGTCGGTTCCGATTTCCGGTAGGCGTCATTGCGTGA
- a CDS encoding alpha/beta hydrolase, producing the protein MSATIPSAPQQSTLSTPDGRGLHLRRWGDTTNEKALVVVHGLGEHSGWYGELGDAMASSAVTTYAYDQHGHGKSPGVRGHAPSLDRFIDDLQCVCESVAERQPNAEIILLGHSMGGHIALRYLLDSDRPPVDRAIVTNPMILPKNPPTKAQSFAAWLTAKVIPRVRLSADIDPSQLTQDTEMLARLAADPLLHEKLSIGIGGELMSSGHEILEQADQLRTPLLFLIGEDDEICDAETSKEFCTRSGECCTTKRFHGLRHSLLLETRRDEVLDTITAWLSGTHQAQNAG; encoded by the coding sequence ATGTCCGCAACGATTCCATCTGCTCCGCAACAGAGCACGCTCAGCACCCCCGATGGCCGCGGATTGCACCTCCGGCGCTGGGGCGACACGACAAATGAAAAGGCGCTTGTGGTCGTTCATGGTTTGGGGGAGCACAGTGGCTGGTACGGCGAATTGGGTGATGCGATGGCATCGTCCGCCGTGACAACCTACGCCTACGATCAGCACGGACACGGCAAAAGCCCAGGCGTACGCGGCCACGCGCCGTCGCTGGACCGGTTTATCGACGACTTGCAGTGCGTTTGTGAATCCGTCGCCGAGCGGCAGCCAAATGCAGAGATCATCCTCTTGGGCCACAGCATGGGCGGTCACATTGCCTTGCGGTATTTGCTGGACAGTGACCGTCCGCCTGTCGACCGGGCGATCGTGACCAATCCGATGATTCTTCCCAAAAACCCACCGACGAAGGCACAGTCATTTGCGGCCTGGTTGACGGCTAAGGTCATCCCGCGGGTTCGTTTGTCGGCGGACATCGATCCGAGTCAGCTGACGCAGGACACCGAGATGCTGGCGAGACTTGCCGCCGACCCACTTCTGCACGAAAAGTTGTCGATCGGCATCGGTGGCGAATTGATGTCCAGCGGGCACGAAATACTGGAGCAGGCTGACCAGCTCCGCACCCCATTGTTGTTCTTAATTGGTGAGGACGACGAGATTTGTGACGCTGAAACGAGCAAAGAGTTTTGCACGCGGTCGGGCGAGTGTTGCACGACAAAGAGATTCCACGGTCTCCGCCATTCATTGCTTCTGGAAACCCGCCGCGATGAAGTCTTGGACACGATCACCGCGTGGCTTTCAGGGACGCATCAGGCGCAAAATGCCGGCTGA